DNA sequence from the bacterium genome:
CACGCCAGCGTGATAATGTCGCGCGGCATCGTCCTACCCCTTCCATCCCGTCGTCGTCATCGTATCACGAACCTGCGTCCCGGGCCGCGGTGGCCATTAGGCGAGGATCTTGGCGACCACGCCGGCCCCGACCGTCCGGCCGCCCTCCCGCACCGCGAACCGCTGCCCTTCCTCCAGCGCAATCGGGGTGATCAGCGCCCCCTCGATCGTCACGTTGTCCCCCGGC
Encoded proteins:
- the tuf gene encoding elongation factor Tu (EF-Tu; promotes GTP-dependent binding of aminoacyl-tRNA to the A-site of ribosomes during protein biosynthesis; when the tRNA anticodon matches the mRNA codon, GTP hydrolysis results; the inactive EF-Tu-GDP leaves the ribosome and release of GDP is promoted by elongation factor Ts; many prokaryotes have two copies of the gene encoding EF-Tu), which translates into the protein PGDNVTIEGALITPIALEEGQRFAVREGGRTVGAGVVAKILA